A single region of the Variovorax terrae genome encodes:
- a CDS encoding TRAP transporter substrate-binding protein gives MERRKLLQAAALAAPAVLAAPAIHAQARVRWRLASSFPKSLDTIYGAAELFGRRVKELTGGAFEISVHAAGELVPGLQVMDAVSNATLEMGHTASYYYTGKNDALAFDFALPFGLNSRAQTAWLMHGGGMELLRKLYAGYGIVNYMGGNTGAQMGGWFRKEIKTPADIKGNKMRIGGLGGQVWAAMGGIPQIIPAGETYGAIEKGTIDAAEFVGPYDDEKLGLFRVAKYYYYPGWFDGSPQLSFYVNQKALDALPAGHRHAIEAASMEAHVWLQARYDTQNPEALKRLVGRGTLLRAYPRAVLDEAFKAAQSINAEISARNAEFKGLHASWDKFRHESSMWFRVAENTQDDYLAAALRP, from the coding sequence ATGGAAAGAAGAAAACTGCTGCAGGCCGCCGCGCTCGCGGCGCCTGCGGTGCTTGCCGCACCCGCCATCCACGCCCAGGCCCGGGTGCGCTGGCGCCTGGCCTCCAGCTTTCCCAAGTCGCTGGACACCATCTACGGCGCGGCCGAGCTGTTCGGCCGGCGCGTCAAGGAACTCACGGGCGGCGCCTTCGAGATCAGCGTCCATGCGGCGGGCGAACTGGTGCCCGGCCTGCAGGTGATGGACGCGGTAAGCAACGCCACACTGGAGATGGGCCACACCGCCTCCTACTACTACACCGGCAAGAACGACGCGCTCGCCTTCGACTTCGCGCTGCCCTTCGGCCTGAACTCGCGGGCCCAGACCGCCTGGCTGATGCACGGCGGAGGCATGGAGCTGCTGCGCAAGCTCTACGCCGGCTACGGCATCGTCAACTACATGGGCGGCAACACCGGCGCGCAGATGGGCGGCTGGTTCCGCAAGGAAATCAAGACGCCCGCCGACATCAAGGGCAACAAGATGCGCATCGGCGGCCTGGGTGGGCAGGTCTGGGCCGCGATGGGCGGCATTCCCCAGATCATCCCCGCCGGCGAGACCTATGGCGCCATCGAGAAAGGCACGATCGACGCGGCCGAATTCGTGGGGCCGTACGACGACGAGAAGCTCGGTCTGTTCCGGGTGGCCAAGTACTACTACTACCCCGGCTGGTTCGACGGCAGCCCGCAGCTGTCGTTCTACGTGAACCAGAAGGCGCTGGACGCACTGCCCGCCGGCCACCGCCACGCCATCGAGGCCGCGTCGATGGAGGCGCACGTGTGGCTGCAGGCCAGGTACGACACCCAGAACCCCGAGGCGCTCAAGCGCCTGGTGGGCCGGGGCACGCTGCTGCGCGCCTATCCGCGCGCCGTGCTCGACGAAGCCTTCAAGGCCGCGCAGTCGATCAACGCGGAGATCTCCGCCAGGAACGCCGAATTCAAGGGCCTGCACGCCTCCTGGGACAAGTTCCGCCACGAAAGCTCGATGTGGTTCCGAGTCGCCGAGAACACGCAGGACGACTACCTCGCGGCCGCCCTGCGGCCGTGA
- a CDS encoding glycine betaine ABC transporter substrate-binding protein, which translates to MTRELVIGQIALSFHVASAAVVRAIVERSGVKTFTREAPHEAMYAMLARGEVDMVVSAWLPGSHGVYVDPLEPELLKLGVLYEPYAIWGVPGYVPRELVAQVADLAKPEVAARMDKRIQGIGPGAGISRFSREIMERYSLSELGYQFHNGTLADCTGAFERAWQDGRWAVVPLWHPQYLHHRYAIRELAEPLGLLRGRDAATLVMRRDAAHLIPEATLQQLRHLHLGNAAVAALDHQISVAGHSPQEAAAHWLARTTQGLATY; encoded by the coding sequence ATGACCCGGGAGCTGGTCATTGGACAGATCGCGCTGTCTTTCCACGTCGCGAGCGCGGCCGTCGTGCGCGCCATCGTCGAACGCTCGGGCGTCAAGACCTTCACGCGTGAAGCGCCGCACGAAGCCATGTACGCCATGCTGGCGCGCGGCGAGGTGGACATGGTGGTGTCCGCCTGGCTGCCGGGCAGCCACGGCGTCTATGTGGACCCCCTCGAACCTGAATTGCTGAAACTCGGCGTGCTGTATGAGCCCTACGCCATTTGGGGCGTGCCCGGCTATGTGCCGCGCGAACTGGTGGCCCAGGTGGCCGATCTCGCGAAGCCGGAAGTGGCCGCGCGCATGGACAAGCGCATCCAGGGCATCGGGCCAGGCGCGGGCATCAGCCGCTTCTCGCGCGAAATCATGGAGCGCTACAGCCTGAGCGAGCTGGGCTACCAGTTCCACAACGGCACGCTGGCCGACTGCACCGGTGCGTTCGAGCGCGCCTGGCAGGACGGGCGCTGGGCGGTGGTGCCGCTGTGGCATCCGCAGTACCTGCATCACCGCTATGCCATCCGGGAACTCGCGGAGCCCCTCGGGCTGCTGCGTGGCCGCGATGCGGCGACCCTGGTGATGCGGCGGGATGCGGCCCATCTGATCCCCGAGGCCACGTTGCAGCAGTTGCGCCACCTGCACCTGGGCAATGCCGCGGTGGCCGCGCTGGACCATCAGATCAGCGTGGCGGGCCACAGCCCGCAGGAAGCCGCGGCCCATTGGCTGGCGCGCACAACACAAGGTCTTGCAACGTATTGA
- a CDS encoding RidA family protein, whose protein sequence is MNRTHLPETRLAALGLAVPAAPGAVAAYEPWQRVGSLVTTSFQLPWVNGSLAHVGRLGEALDTEQGYRAARICALNGIAQLKAAADGDLGRVRVLRIEGHVGCVEGFSQIPQVLNGGSELINEVFAERGRHARTALGHLVMPLNVPVMLGFWAEILE, encoded by the coding sequence ATGAACCGGACCCACTTGCCTGAAACCCGCCTGGCCGCACTCGGCCTGGCCGTGCCCGCCGCCCCCGGCGCCGTGGCCGCCTACGAGCCCTGGCAGCGCGTGGGCTCTCTCGTCACCACCTCGTTCCAGCTGCCCTGGGTCAACGGCAGCCTCGCCCATGTGGGCCGGCTGGGTGAGGCACTGGACACGGAGCAGGGCTACCGGGCCGCGCGCATCTGCGCGCTGAACGGCATCGCGCAGCTCAAGGCCGCGGCGGACGGCGACCTGGGCCGCGTGCGGGTGCTGCGCATCGAGGGCCACGTGGGCTGCGTGGAGGGTTTCTCGCAGATCCCGCAAGTGCTCAACGGCGGCTCCGAACTGATCAACGAGGTGTTCGCGGAGCGTGGCCGGCACGCGCGTACGGCCCTCGGGCACCTGGTGATGCCGCTGAACGTGCCCGTGATGCTCGGCTTCTGGGCCGAGATCCTGGAATGA
- a CDS encoding extradiol dioxygenase — protein MGVTRLDHFTLRTSLMEETRRFFEQVAGFAVGPRPPFQFPGYWLYSGGTAVVHLAPHDPSDERLAAYLGDRQVGDDTGVVDHIAMRCTDLPAFEERLKTQGRAYRARTVPALEEHQVFVIAPGRLTIEFIFDATETSSWHSDEAGIAVDAQ, from the coding sequence ATGGGAGTTACGCGCCTCGACCACTTCACCCTGCGCACGTCGCTGATGGAGGAGACGCGTCGATTCTTCGAGCAAGTCGCCGGCTTTGCCGTTGGGCCCCGGCCGCCGTTCCAGTTCCCCGGATACTGGTTGTATTCGGGTGGCACAGCCGTGGTGCACCTGGCGCCGCACGACCCCTCGGATGAGCGCCTGGCCGCGTATCTCGGTGATCGCCAAGTGGGCGATGACACCGGGGTGGTGGACCACATTGCGATGCGCTGCACCGACCTGCCGGCGTTCGAGGAGCGTCTAAAGACACAGGGACGCGCCTACCGCGCCCGAACCGTTCCCGCCCTCGAAGAGCATCAGGTTTTCGTGATCGCACCGGGCCGGCTCACCATCGAGTTCATCTTCGACGCCACGGAAACTTCCAGCTGGCACTCGGACGAGGCCGGCATCGCCGTGGACGCGCAATGA
- a CDS encoding SulP family inorganic anion transporter gives MPSSLHRWFPFLAWPRPTRHLLHGELWAGLTVGLMVIPQGVAYAALAGMPLVTGIYASMLPALVAVLWSSSTRLSVGPTALTCLLVASSLTGLAEPGSPQWINLAVWLALLSGLLQVGLGFMRFGWLLNVVSSPVLTGFTQAAAVLILASQLPALLGFRHDWAGMLAQPEVNLAAAAFGLGSLAALVLARRWSPRFPAVVLVVGLSAGLSAGLGFEASGGKVVGALAAGLPSFYVPSLLPWQALGELMVPALVITLVSFLETASSAKVDSQRGGHRWDQDQDLIGQGLAKITSAFSGAFPTSSSFSRSALNLFAGAQTGWATLVSVVVVLLALLLLTPVLHYVPQSVLAAVVVAAIYGTLKPAAFARLWRVSRVEAATGSVTFAVTVLSAPRLYWGVITGLMMGLLHFLYQRLHPRIIEVGLHPDGSLRDRHLWHLPPLAPGLYALRMDAELDFASATSLERAISDQVAAQPAVRHVCLFAQPINRIDATGVEIFGQIRQVLAARGITLHISGIKLPVETVLRRAGELSEGPLLRLYRTDAETMAALQQTAET, from the coding sequence ATGCCCTCCTCTCTGCATCGCTGGTTCCCCTTCCTCGCCTGGCCCCGCCCCACCCGCCACCTGCTGCACGGCGAGCTGTGGGCCGGCCTCACTGTCGGCCTGATGGTGATCCCGCAGGGCGTGGCCTATGCGGCGCTGGCCGGCATGCCGCTGGTGACGGGCATCTACGCCTCGATGCTGCCCGCGCTGGTTGCGGTGCTGTGGAGTTCGTCCACGCGGCTGTCGGTCGGGCCGACGGCGCTCACCTGCCTGCTGGTGGCGTCCTCGCTCACGGGCCTGGCCGAGCCCGGCAGCCCGCAGTGGATCAACCTGGCCGTCTGGCTCGCGCTGCTGTCGGGCCTGCTGCAGGTGGGGCTGGGCTTCATGCGTTTCGGCTGGCTGCTCAACGTGGTGAGCTCGCCCGTGCTCACCGGCTTCACGCAAGCGGCGGCAGTGCTGATCCTGGCCTCGCAGCTACCCGCGCTGCTGGGTTTCCGGCATGACTGGGCCGGCATGCTCGCGCAGCCTGAAGTGAATCTGGCCGCGGCGGCCTTCGGGCTCGGCAGCCTGGCGGCGCTGGTGCTGGCGCGGCGCTGGTCGCCGCGCTTTCCGGCCGTGGTGCTGGTGGTGGGGCTGAGCGCGGGCCTGAGCGCCGGCCTGGGCTTCGAGGCCTCGGGTGGCAAGGTCGTGGGCGCGCTGGCGGCGGGCCTGCCTTCGTTCTACGTTCCCTCGCTGCTGCCGTGGCAGGCCCTGGGCGAACTGATGGTGCCGGCGCTGGTGATCACGCTGGTGAGCTTCCTCGAAACGGCCTCCAGCGCCAAGGTGGACAGCCAGCGCGGCGGCCACCGCTGGGATCAGGACCAGGACCTGATCGGCCAGGGCCTGGCCAAGATCACCTCGGCCTTCAGCGGCGCGTTTCCCACCAGCTCCTCGTTCTCGCGCTCGGCGCTCAACCTGTTCGCAGGCGCGCAGACCGGCTGGGCCACCCTCGTCTCGGTGGTCGTGGTGCTGCTGGCGCTGCTGCTGCTCACCCCGGTGCTGCACTACGTGCCGCAGTCGGTGCTGGCGGCCGTGGTGGTGGCCGCGATCTACGGCACGCTCAAGCCCGCGGCCTTCGCGCGGCTGTGGCGCGTCTCGCGCGTGGAGGCGGCCACCGGCAGCGTGACCTTCGCCGTCACGGTGCTGAGCGCGCCGCGCCTGTACTGGGGCGTGATCACGGGACTGATGATGGGCCTGCTGCACTTCCTGTACCAGCGCCTGCACCCGCGCATCATCGAAGTGGGCCTGCATCCCGACGGCAGCCTGCGCGACCGCCACCTGTGGCACCTGCCGCCGCTGGCGCCCGGCCTCTATGCCCTGCGCATGGACGCGGAGCTGGACTTCGCCTCGGCCACCAGCCTGGAGCGCGCCATCAGCGACCAGGTCGCGGCGCAGCCCGCGGTGCGCCATGTCTGCCTGTTCGCGCAGCCGATCAACCGCATCGACGCCACCGGGGTGGAGATCTTCGGCCAGATCCGCCAGGTGCTGGCCGCGCGCGGCATCACGCTGCACATCAGCGGCATCAAGCTGCCGGTGGAGACGGTGCTGCGGCGCGCCGGAGAGCTGTCCGAAGGACCGCTGCTGCGCCTGTACCGCACCGATGCCGAGACCATGGCCGCGCTGCAGCAGACCGCCGAGACCTAG
- a CDS encoding LysR family transcriptional regulator gives MKIENVADLRVLVETARRGSLTAASRELGVTPAAASAMLKRLEALLGARLFERSTRAMRLTVEGQTLLDYANRALELLEEGEAQLLDTGARLIGTLRISVPSDLARSVLLPWFDEFLALNPGVQISLSVSDRLADVMRDSMDLALRYGDLVDSRLVARPLASTRRVLCASPAYLARRGAPQAPEDLVKHNCLTFHLNGRRYVSWRFERGGEWTEVRISGDRGADDAALAHQWALAGVGLTYKSELDLVHDLASGALVRLLPEWDGEHYPLNAILPSNRFLPARVRAMVDFLAAKFEELAARRA, from the coding sequence ATGAAGATTGAAAATGTCGCGGACCTGAGGGTCCTGGTGGAAACGGCGCGCAGAGGTTCGTTGACAGCGGCATCGCGCGAACTGGGGGTGACGCCGGCCGCTGCCAGCGCGATGCTGAAACGGCTGGAAGCACTCCTGGGCGCGCGGCTCTTCGAGCGGTCAACGCGCGCGATGCGGCTCACCGTGGAAGGCCAGACCCTGCTGGACTACGCGAACCGCGCGCTGGAGCTGCTCGAGGAAGGAGAGGCACAGCTGCTGGATACCGGCGCTCGCCTGATCGGCACACTCCGCATCTCGGTGCCCTCGGATCTGGCCCGCAGTGTGCTGCTGCCCTGGTTCGACGAATTCCTTGCACTGAATCCCGGCGTGCAGATCAGCTTGTCGGTCAGCGACCGGCTGGCCGACGTGATGCGCGATTCCATGGATCTGGCGCTGCGCTATGGCGACTTGGTGGATTCGCGGCTGGTGGCCCGGCCGCTCGCGTCTACGCGCAGGGTGCTGTGTGCTTCGCCGGCCTACCTTGCGCGCCGCGGGGCGCCGCAAGCGCCGGAGGACCTCGTCAAGCACAACTGCCTGACGTTCCACCTGAACGGACGCCGCTACGTCTCCTGGCGGTTCGAGCGTGGCGGGGAATGGACCGAGGTGCGCATCAGCGGGGACCGGGGCGCCGACGACGCGGCGCTCGCGCACCAATGGGCGCTTGCCGGCGTGGGCCTTACCTACAAGTCAGAGCTGGATCTGGTTCATGACCTGGCGAGCGGAGCGCTGGTGCGCTTGCTGCCGGAGTGGGACGGCGAGCACTATCCGCTGAACGCCATTCTTCCCAGCAACCGTTTTTTGCCCGCGCGCGTGCGCGCCATGGTGGACTTCCTGGCCGCCAAGTTCGAGGAACTGGCGGCCCGCAGGGCTTAG
- a CDS encoding NAD-dependent succinate-semialdehyde dehydrogenase yields the protein MIYPDTQLLIDGEWCDAADGRTLPVLDPATGGTIGCVAHAAIADLDRALEAAARGFLAWRDVPAIERGQALRRAAQLMRERADAIAYVLTREQGKPLAEALAETHMAAEVIEWFAEEARRLYGRVVPPRQLSVQQLVLRDPVGPVAAFTPWNFPINQAVRKVAAALAAGCSILVKAPEETPAAPAALVRAFVDAGIPAGTVGLVFGDPAQISAHLIAHPVIRKVTFTGSTPVGKQLAALAGAHMKRVTMELGGHAPVIVAEDADVAGVARASAAAKFRNAGQICVAPTRFLVHESIHDEFVRELVLNARSLTLGHGLEARTTLGPLANARRLAAMEQLTRDAVQRGAQLATGGARVGEQGNFFSPTVLTGVPTDARAFNDEPFGPIAAVQRFRFLDEAIAEANRLPYGLAGYAFTQSLKTAHLLSQRLELGLLWINQPAPAWPELPFGGVKDSGFGSEGGPEALEAYTSTKTVSVLCL from the coding sequence ATGATCTACCCCGATACCCAGCTACTCATCGACGGCGAATGGTGTGATGCCGCCGACGGCCGCACCCTGCCTGTGCTCGATCCTGCGACGGGTGGGACCATCGGCTGCGTGGCGCACGCTGCCATCGCTGATCTGGATCGCGCGTTGGAGGCCGCGGCTCGCGGCTTTCTGGCTTGGCGCGATGTGCCCGCCATCGAACGTGGCCAGGCGCTGCGGCGGGCTGCTCAACTGATGCGTGAGCGTGCCGACGCCATCGCCTATGTGCTGACTCGGGAGCAAGGAAAACCGCTGGCCGAGGCTCTCGCCGAGACACACATGGCGGCAGAGGTGATCGAGTGGTTCGCCGAGGAAGCGCGCCGCCTCTATGGTCGCGTGGTGCCCCCGCGCCAACTATCGGTGCAGCAACTGGTCCTACGCGATCCGGTGGGGCCTGTGGCGGCATTCACTCCCTGGAATTTCCCCATCAACCAGGCCGTACGCAAGGTGGCGGCAGCCTTGGCGGCCGGCTGTTCCATCCTCGTCAAAGCGCCGGAAGAAACACCGGCCGCGCCCGCCGCTCTGGTGCGCGCCTTCGTCGATGCAGGTATACCGGCAGGCACCGTCGGTCTGGTGTTCGGGGATCCGGCCCAGATATCGGCCCATCTGATTGCCCACCCCGTCATACGCAAGGTCACTTTCACGGGCTCGACGCCCGTGGGCAAGCAGTTGGCGGCGCTGGCTGGTGCGCACATGAAGCGGGTGACGATGGAACTGGGAGGGCATGCGCCCGTCATCGTGGCGGAGGATGCCGATGTCGCAGGGGTCGCCCGTGCCAGTGCGGCCGCCAAATTCCGCAATGCCGGCCAGATCTGTGTTGCGCCGACGCGTTTTCTGGTGCACGAGTCCATTCACGACGAATTCGTGCGTGAGTTGGTGCTCAATGCGCGGTCGCTGACGCTGGGTCACGGTCTTGAAGCGCGCACCACGCTCGGTCCGCTGGCCAACGCCCGCCGCCTGGCGGCGATGGAGCAACTCACCCGCGATGCCGTGCAGCGTGGCGCGCAACTGGCTACCGGCGGAGCGCGGGTTGGCGAGCAAGGAAATTTCTTTTCTCCCACGGTGTTGACCGGCGTGCCAACGGACGCCCGCGCCTTCAACGACGAGCCTTTCGGCCCGATAGCGGCCGTGCAACGCTTCCGGTTTCTCGACGAGGCCATCGCCGAGGCCAACCGATTGCCCTACGGACTCGCGGGCTATGCCTTTACCCAGTCGCTGAAGACGGCTCATCTGCTGAGTCAGCGGCTGGAGTTGGGTTTGCTCTGGATCAATCAGCCTGCGCCGGCCTGGCCCGAGTTGCCGTTCGGTGGCGTCAAGGATTCCGGCTTCGGTTCCGAGGGTGGGCCGGAGGCGCTGGAGGCCTACACCAGCACCAAAACGGTGTCGGTGCTATGCCTCTGA
- a CDS encoding major royal jelly family protein has product MQPTISVLAALALATAFAGSASAQAEKASPEVYAQLQEGGVGGITQMPDGRVVIGYHPFYSPKVQVALLNADRRSTTPYPNLEWQSCKTADGQWKADLDHCLDWVLGLHTDANGILWLLDSAKTTDKAAGRPAGLVPKLVGWNTKTNKLERIIKLDPAATITESQHNDFVVDLKNQVIVIADEAIGENSNGVGDKAALVLVSLKDGSSRRLLQGHESMKPVADPIRWDVGTPTAGSFKLSIGVDGIALDHQSEWLYFAPLSGYKMYRMRMADLLNRGLTQAQLASRVETYADKPFNGGLSIDSAGNLYLTEVGERAVGVIPPGTRTYRRLVTDPGMVWPDGVTFNKDGYMYTGAAQLPLTNVLQADGVARNKAPYLVYRFKPLAPGMPGF; this is encoded by the coding sequence ATGCAACCCACCATTTCCGTGCTCGCAGCACTCGCACTTGCAACCGCATTCGCCGGCAGCGCCTCGGCCCAGGCGGAAAAGGCCTCGCCGGAGGTCTATGCCCAGCTCCAGGAAGGCGGCGTCGGAGGCATCACGCAGATGCCCGATGGCCGCGTCGTGATCGGCTACCACCCCTTCTACTCACCCAAGGTGCAGGTGGCTCTGTTGAACGCCGACCGCCGCTCGACCACGCCCTACCCGAACCTGGAATGGCAAAGCTGCAAGACCGCCGACGGCCAGTGGAAAGCGGACCTGGACCACTGCCTCGACTGGGTACTGGGCCTGCACACGGACGCCAACGGCATCCTGTGGCTGCTGGACTCGGCAAAAACCACCGACAAGGCGGCCGGCCGGCCCGCCGGCCTGGTGCCCAAGCTGGTGGGCTGGAACACGAAGACCAACAAGCTCGAACGCATCATCAAGCTGGACCCGGCGGCCACCATCACCGAGTCGCAGCACAACGACTTCGTGGTCGATCTCAAGAACCAGGTCATCGTCATTGCCGACGAGGCGATCGGCGAGAACTCCAATGGCGTGGGCGACAAGGCGGCGCTGGTTTTGGTGAGCCTGAAGGACGGCAGCAGCCGGCGGCTGCTGCAAGGCCACGAGAGCATGAAACCCGTGGCCGACCCCATCCGCTGGGACGTCGGCACGCCCACGGCTGGTTCTTTCAAGCTGAGCATCGGCGTCGATGGCATCGCCTTGGACCACCAGAGCGAGTGGCTGTATTTCGCCCCGCTCTCAGGCTACAAGATGTACCGGATGCGCATGGCAGACCTGCTCAACCGCGGACTCACCCAGGCGCAGTTGGCGTCGCGTGTCGAAACCTATGCCGACAAGCCGTTCAACGGCGGCCTGTCCATCGACTCCGCGGGCAACCTGTACCTGACGGAGGTTGGCGAGCGCGCCGTGGGGGTGATCCCGCCCGGCACGCGCACATACCGCCGCCTCGTCACCGATCCCGGCATGGTGTGGCCTGACGGCGTGACCTTCAACAAGGACGGCTACATGTACACCGGCGCCGCGCAGTTGCCGCTGACCAACGTCCTGCAAGCCGATGGAGTCGCCAGGAACAAGGCACCCTACCTGGTCTACCGCTTCAAGCCGCTCGCGCCCGGGATGCCTGGCTTCTAA